From Vibrio fortis, a single genomic window includes:
- a CDS encoding glyceraldehyde-3-phosphate dehydrogenase, which translates to MSPEKHLLDWQTSQTIAESIAPTLGQLYRQKGVEVILFGKTLVNATTIDIIKAHRLSKHYTGSPLTPSQTQPIIQHLLSMRLSPCRVDVGRLAHQYWENHDDVAAMDDFLQTALVESLEGEAMTKPRDVVLYGFGRIGRLLTRILVEKSGPGYPLRLRAIVVRGGKDGDLEKRASLLRRDSVHGQFNGSIVIDSERKAIIVNGNFIQVIYANKPEDVDYTAYGIDNALVVDNTGVWRDAEGLGQHVACNGASKVLLTAPGKGDIKNVVFGVNEDVIKPEDTIISAASCTTNAITPVLKAVHDKFGVTSGHIETVHSFTNDQNLIDNFHSGDRRGRAASLNMVLTSTGAAKAVAKAMPEMAGKLTGNAIRVPTPNVSMAVANLNLETGTTKEELNTYLREMALSSPLSAQIDYTDSTEVVSTDLVGSRHPGVVDGVATIAQDNRAVLYIWYDNEFGYSCQVVHCMEQMMGVRYKTYPAV; encoded by the coding sequence ATGAGCCCTGAAAAGCACCTCCTAGACTGGCAAACTAGTCAAACTATTGCTGAATCTATCGCCCCAACTCTTGGTCAGCTATACCGTCAAAAAGGCGTTGAAGTCATTCTCTTCGGAAAGACTCTAGTTAACGCAACGACTATTGACATCATCAAAGCTCACCGACTTTCAAAGCACTACACAGGCTCCCCGCTTACCCCTTCACAAACACAACCAATTATCCAACACCTACTCTCGATGCGCTTATCTCCTTGCCGCGTTGATGTAGGTCGCCTAGCGCATCAATACTGGGAAAACCACGATGATGTTGCTGCGATGGATGACTTCCTTCAAACGGCTCTAGTTGAGTCACTAGAAGGCGAAGCGATGACTAAGCCTCGTGATGTTGTGTTGTACGGTTTCGGTCGTATCGGTCGACTACTGACTCGTATCCTTGTTGAGAAAAGTGGCCCAGGTTACCCACTTCGTCTACGTGCTATCGTGGTTCGTGGTGGTAAAGATGGTGATCTAGAGAAGCGTGCTAGCCTACTGCGCCGTGACTCAGTACATGGCCAATTCAACGGCAGCATCGTTATCGATAGTGAGCGCAAAGCAATCATTGTTAACGGTAACTTCATTCAAGTTATCTACGCGAACAAGCCAGAAGATGTTGATTACACGGCTTACGGTATTGATAACGCTCTGGTTGTTGATAACACAGGTGTGTGGCGTGACGCAGAAGGCCTAGGCCAGCACGTTGCGTGTAACGGTGCAAGCAAAGTACTTCTTACTGCTCCAGGTAAAGGCGACATCAAGAACGTTGTATTTGGTGTGAACGAAGACGTTATCAAACCAGAAGATACGATCATCTCAGCAGCAAGCTGTACGACAAACGCAATCACTCCGGTATTGAAAGCTGTACACGACAAGTTTGGCGTAACATCGGGTCACATTGAGACAGTTCACTCGTTCACAAACGACCAAAACCTGATTGATAACTTCCACTCAGGCGATCGTCGTGGCCGTGCAGCTTCACTGAACATGGTTCTGACTTCAACAGGTGCAGCGAAAGCGGTAGCGAAGGCGATGCCTGAGATGGCTGGTAAGCTAACTGGTAACGCAATTCGCGTACCGACACCAAACGTGTCAATGGCAGTTGCTAACCTAAACCTAGAAACAGGTACAACGAAAGAAGAGCTAAACACGTACCTACGTGAAATGGCGCTATCTTCTCCACTTTCAGCACAAATCGACTACACAGATTCAACGGAAGTGGTATCAACTGACTTAGTCGGTTCTCGTCACCCAGGCGTTGTCGATGGTGTTGCAACAATTGCACAAGACAACCGTGCTGTACTTTATATCTGGTACGACAATGAGTTCGGATACAGCTGCCAAGTGGTTCACTGTATGGAACAGATGATGGGCGTACGCTACAAAACTTACCCAGCGGTTTAA